One Deltaproteobacteria bacterium DNA window includes the following coding sequences:
- a CDS encoding PKD domain-containing protein gives MTRLSPARAALALALPLALAGCGGGGRSEAPSATTTVAPSKAAPTTTAAAAGKAEEEAAPLLAWADGTPEDGQAPLTVEFKADVEGGTPPLKYSWKFGDETPESNEANPKHTYTKAGKYRADLSVTDSAGDSDTDYIEIEAR, from the coding sequence ATGACGCGCCTCTCCCCCGCCCGAGCCGCCCTAGCCCTGGCGCTCCCGCTCGCCCTCGCGGGCTGTGGCGGAGGCGGGAGAAGCGAGGCGCCGAGCGCCACCACGACGGTCGCGCCGAGCAAGGCGGCCCCCACCACGACGGCCGCCGCGGCGGGCAAGGCCGAGGAGGAGGCCGCGCCGCTCCTCGCCTGGGCCGACGGCACGCCCGAGGACGGGCAGGCGCCGCTCACCGTCGAGTTCAAGGCCGACGTCGAGGGCGGAACACCGCCGCTCAAGTACTCCTGGAAGTTCGGGGACGAGACGCCCGAGTCGAACGAGGCGAACCCGAAGCATACGTACACGAAGGCGGGGAAGTACCGCGCCGATCTGTCCGTCACCGACAGCGCCGGCGATTCGGACACGGACTACATAGAGATCGAGGCCCGCTAG
- the rimI gene encoding ribosomal-protein-alanine N-acetyltransferase, translated as MSVAIAPELPRAVLRDMRHEDLPAVLEIERRSFAQPWSRAFFEKELATPFARLVVTVEEAVPRPQVIGYTCRWRVTDEVHLLNVAVHPERRGLGHGRALVAAVVAEAEVARARVVYLEVRAGNVIARRLYRHLGFKDLGVRRGYYGPGQDAIVMELRLGGR; from the coding sequence GTGAGCGTGGCCATCGCCCCCGAGCTGCCGCGCGCCGTCCTGCGCGACATGCGGCACGAGGACCTGCCCGCCGTGCTCGAGATCGAGCGCCGCTCGTTCGCGCAGCCCTGGTCGCGCGCCTTCTTCGAGAAGGAGCTGGCGACCCCGTTCGCGCGCCTGGTGGTGACGGTGGAGGAAGCCGTCCCCCGGCCGCAGGTCATCGGCTACACCTGCCGCTGGCGGGTGACCGACGAGGTCCACCTGCTGAACGTCGCGGTCCATCCCGAGCGGCGCGGTCTGGGGCACGGGCGCGCGCTGGTGGCGGCGGTGGTCGCCGAGGCCGAGGTGGCGCGCGCGCGCGTCGTCTACCTCGAGGTGCGGGCCGGGAACGTGATCGCGCGGCGGCTCTACCGCCACCTCGGCTTCAAGGACCTGGGCGTCCGCCGCGGCTACTACGGCCCCGGCCAGGACGCGATCGTGATGGAGCTCAGGCTGGGCGGGCGGTGA
- a CDS encoding dihydroorotate dehydrogenase, whose translation MSAGGVDASVAVGAVRLPNPVIAAAGTFGYGTEFAALVDLGALGALAVKGLSLRPSAGKPAPRLLETPGGMLNSIGLQNIGVQAFLADRLPALRSAGARVIANFWGDSPEEFAECAARLDGAPGVVALELNASSPNRPEWGGILATDPRALAAIVRPVRARVRAPLWVKLSPNVGDITQVGLAAEAEGADALTAINTLRATAIDVETRRPRLATGSGGLSGPAIKPVALRMVQELVGAVRVPVVGIGGIMTGEDALEFLCCGASAVQVGTATFYDPRAPLRIAGEMARWCRAHGVRAISDMIGTLQS comes from the coding sequence GTGAGTGCGGGCGGCGTCGATGCGAGCGTCGCGGTCGGCGCGGTCCGGCTGCCGAACCCCGTCATCGCCGCTGCCGGCACCTTCGGCTACGGGACCGAGTTCGCCGCGCTGGTCGACCTGGGCGCGCTCGGCGCGCTCGCGGTGAAGGGGCTCTCGCTCCGGCCCTCGGCCGGGAAACCGGCGCCCCGCCTGCTCGAGACACCGGGCGGCATGCTCAACTCGATCGGCCTCCAGAACATCGGCGTGCAGGCCTTCCTCGCCGATCGCCTCCCGGCGCTGCGTTCGGCTGGGGCACGAGTCATTGCCAACTTCTGGGGCGACAGCCCCGAGGAGTTCGCCGAGTGCGCCGCGCGGCTCGACGGCGCGCCGGGCGTGGTGGCCCTCGAGCTGAACGCTTCGAGCCCGAACCGTCCCGAGTGGGGCGGCATCCTCGCCACCGACCCGCGGGCTCTGGCGGCGATCGTGCGCCCCGTGCGGGCGCGCGTGCGCGCGCCGCTCTGGGTCAAGCTCTCGCCCAACGTGGGCGACATCACGCAGGTCGGACTCGCCGCCGAGGCCGAGGGCGCGGACGCGCTCACCGCCATCAACACGCTGCGCGCGACCGCGATCGACGTGGAGACACGGCGCCCGCGGCTGGCGACCGGCAGCGGCGGTCTCTCGGGCCCCGCCATCAAGCCCGTCGCGCTGCGCATGGTGCAGGAGCTGGTGGGGGCCGTCCGCGTCCCGGTGGTCGGCATCGGCGGCATCATGACCGGCGAGGACGCCCTCGAGTTCCTCTGCTGCGGTGCGAGCGCCGTCCAGGTCGGGACCGCGACGTTCTACGACCCCCGCGCCCCCCTGCGCATCGCCGGAGAGATGGCGCGCTGGTGTCGCGCCCACGGCGTCCGGGCGATCAGCGACATGATCGGCACGCTACAGTCGTGA
- a CDS encoding M6 family metalloprotease domain-containing protein, protein MQGPPWSGFAERRRILTDDPEAVNYGRRAAPRGRRGNHGGCGARHGHANRLLAGTLAALALAAAARAAVADRSRPPRELRLLVVLAGFPDRPLAKPRAHFTRQLSRFVAYWTEVSGGRLRIEPTLVETTVTVPGPRRGYVGRPDALARDALAALAAPPDADALVVFFAGAGRESHPAGDNSDDPWSNYTGLSPPARAGRAAFDEACVIAEKEVHPFSSFGVLCHEFGHLLGLPELYAPGGHAQEGIGVWGLMGQGTWLRRGERPPHLCAWSKLRLGWVEVETITRSTRGVALPQIEREARVVKIPAAPAHPEEYYLLENRARVGADRALPGEGLLVWHVDESRLAFRSAETDVARKLLHLVEADGRGDLDRGHAAGGNRGDATDPWSGPPPWRRRAGAALRLLGAALVAAAVFRVARPRPLVPATGLLAAAGVMLAAGVLVGRSPVCGPHTPGMAPHDGGPARVVLRNLSPAGPVMRFDVLVAPAEG, encoded by the coding sequence ATGCAGGGACCTCCGTGGTCGGGTTTCGCTGAGCGGCGGCGGATTCTCACAGACGACCCGGAAGCTGTCAATTACGGGCGCCGCGCCGCGCCAAGAGGCCGTCGCGGTAACCACGGCGGCTGCGGCGCTCGCCATGGTCACGCCAACAGACTCCTCGCCGGGACGCTGGCGGCGCTCGCGCTCGCGGCTGCTGCCCGCGCGGCGGTCGCCGACCGATCTCGCCCGCCGCGCGAGCTCCGCCTCCTGGTCGTGCTCGCCGGCTTTCCCGATCGGCCGCTCGCCAAACCGCGCGCGCACTTCACCCGTCAGCTCTCGCGCTTCGTCGCCTACTGGACCGAGGTCTCGGGCGGGCGGCTCCGCATCGAGCCCACGCTGGTCGAGACCACGGTCACGGTCCCCGGGCCCCGCCGGGGCTACGTCGGGCGGCCCGATGCGCTCGCACGCGACGCGCTCGCGGCCCTCGCCGCCCCGCCGGACGCCGACGCCCTGGTCGTGTTCTTCGCAGGAGCGGGGCGCGAGTCCCATCCGGCCGGGGACAACTCGGACGATCCCTGGTCCAACTACACGGGGCTGTCGCCGCCCGCGCGCGCGGGCCGGGCGGCCTTCGACGAGGCGTGTGTGATCGCCGAGAAGGAGGTCCACCCGTTCAGCTCCTTCGGTGTCCTCTGCCACGAGTTCGGCCACCTGCTCGGCCTCCCCGAGCTGTACGCTCCCGGTGGGCACGCGCAGGAGGGAATCGGCGTCTGGGGCCTGATGGGGCAGGGCACCTGGCTCCGGCGCGGCGAGCGGCCGCCGCACCTGTGCGCGTGGTCGAAGCTCCGCCTCGGCTGGGTGGAGGTCGAGACGATCACGCGCTCGACGCGCGGCGTGGCGCTGCCCCAGATCGAGCGCGAGGCGCGCGTGGTGAAGATCCCGGCCGCGCCCGCTCACCCCGAGGAGTACTACCTGCTCGAGAACCGCGCCCGTGTGGGCGCCGATCGCGCGCTCCCGGGCGAGGGCCTGCTCGTGTGGCACGTCGACGAGAGCAGGCTCGCCTTCCGGAGCGCGGAGACGGACGTGGCGCGGAAGCTCCTCCACCTGGTCGAGGCCGACGGGCGCGGCGACCTCGACCGCGGGCACGCCGCGGGCGGCAACCGTGGCGACGCGACCGATCCGTGGTCCGGCCCGCCGCCGTGGCGCCGGCGGGCGGGTGCCGCGCTCCGCCTCCTGGGGGCGGCTCTGGTCGCGGCCGCCGTCTTCCGCGTCGCGCGCCCGCGCCCGCTGGTGCCGGCGACGGGTCTGCTCGCTGCCGCCGGCGTGATGCTCGCGGCCGGCGTACTCGTCGGACGTTCCCCCGTGTGCGGTCCGCACACGCCCGGCATGGCGCCCCACGACGGGGGTCCGGCCCGCGTCGTCCTGCGCAACCTCTCGCCGGCCGGGCCGGTCATGCGGTTCGACGTGCTGGTCGCGCCAGCAGAGGGTTGA